The following coding sequences are from one Nicotiana tomentosiformis chromosome 3, ASM39032v3, whole genome shotgun sequence window:
- the LOC104102921 gene encoding polyadenylate-binding protein-interacting protein 4-like isoform X1 has protein sequence MQQAVQPRSFANGFGRRKGEKEMGTRLESRTQSTKTTSSRLTGVGKRGAYESLSHDRLVYFSTCLLGHEVEVQILDGSVFSGIFHATNADKDFGIILKMAHLIKDGSQGRKNTPESLIKPPTKTLIIPGKELVQVIAKGVPATLDVFQAELLREKQQELLTDSCISQSQHVEVERQLERWVPDEDALECPELDNIFDGHWNRGWDQFEVNETLFGVKSTFNEELYTTKLEKGPQMRELEKEALRIAREIEGEETRDLHLAEERGIQLHGNLEVDEETRFSAVVRGVDDSGYDDCEDILVDSRNDETFTGTSVGKVVDGAEFSSRSSYTVWDELQSSQLSTSRNVYQTYYDDHSKQSSAKHVSQSASMMDESRGHKITFSEHDGASCNDEEMRMQMLADEAQTSILEDSKSSRLKKETSDKGGSSADVSTSSAPLKCQDKIAGSSSEKGPVASFKSQDIARSANSCVRPSSSALSSIDKAGAASSNGLSRSSSVSSFSSEKSTLNPHAKEFKFNPNAKSFVPSQTTLRPASPVSDNSFYYPAGVAAMPHMHGMSVGIGVGPSYAGHQPVIFNTQATPAPQPYFHPNGPQYGQQMMIGHPRQVVYMPTYPPESPYKGREY, from the exons ATGCAGCAAGCTGTTCAGCCAAGGTCTTTTGCCAATGGATTTGGTCGTCGGAAAGGCGAAAAAGAAATGGGTACAAGGTTGGAGAGTAGAACGCAGTCTACAAAAACGACTTCCAGCAGGTTGACAGGTGTAG GTAAAAGGGGAGCATATGAAAGCCTTTCACATGATCGACTAGTTTATTTTAGTACATGTCTTCTTGGACATGAAGTTGAAGTACAGATACTGGACGGATCCGTGTTTTCAGGGATATTTCATGCAACAAATGCTGACAAAGATTTTG GTATTATTCTGAAAATGGCCCACTTGATAAAAGATGGTTCCCAGGGGAGGAAGAATACTCCTGAATCTTTGATCAAACCTCCAACAAAGACTTTGATAATACCGGGTAAAGAGCTTGTGCAAGTTATCGCAAAG GGTGTACCTGCAACTTTAGATGTCTTCCAAGCCGAATTGCTGCGGGAAAAGCAGCAGGAGCTTTTGACAGATTCATGCATATCACAGTCCCAGCATGTTGAGGTAGAGAGGCAGTTGGAACGTTGGGTGCCTGACGAAGATGCTCTTGAATGTCCTGAACTGGATAACATATTTGATGGCCACTGGAACAG GGGCTGGGATCAGTTTGAGGTCAATGAAACACTATTTGGAGTAAAAAGCACATTCAATGAAGAACTTTATACTACAAAGCTTGAGAAAGGTCCTCAAATGAGGGAGTTGGAAAAAGAAGCTTTAAGAATAGCTAGGGAAATTGAGGGTGAGGAAACACGTGATCTTCATCTAGCAGAG GAGAGAGGAATTCAACTTCATGGGAACCTTGAAGTTGATGAAGAAACCAGATTTTCAGCAGTTGTTAGAGGGGTTGATGATAGTGGATATGATGACTGTGAGGACATACTGGTGGATTCACGTAATGATGAAACATTCACTGGCACGAGTGTTGGGAAAGTTGTTGATGGTGCAGAATTCTCATCAAGATCTTCCTATACGGTATGG GATGAATTGCAATCTTCTCAGTTGAGTACCAGCAGGAATGTCTATCAGACTTACTATGATGATCATAGCAAACAGTCATCAGCTAAACATGTTTCTCAAAGTGCCTCGATGATGGATGAGAGCAG GGGGCATAAGATCACCTTCAGTGAACATGATGGAGCTAGTTGCAATGATGAGGAGATGAGAATGCAAATG TTAGCTGATGAGGCTCAAACATCAATACTTGAAG ATTCCAAGTCATCACGACTGAAAAAGGAAACGTCGGATAAGGGTGGATCATCTGCGGATGTCTCCACATCGTCTGCTCCTCTCAAGTGCCAGGATAAGATCGCAGGTTCTTCTAGTGAAAAGGGGCCTGTTGCGTCTTTCAAGAGTCAAGACATTGCCCGATCTGCTAATTCTTGTGTCAGACCTAGTAGTTCTGCTTTATCATCTATTGATAAAGCAGGTGCTGCATCTAGCAATGGATTGTCACGTAGCTCTTCAGTGAGTTCATTTTCCTCAGAAAAATCCACATTGAATCCACATGCTAAG GAATTTAAATTTAATCCCAATGCGAAGAGTTTCGTCCCATCTCAAACGACTTTAAGACCGGCATCTCCAGTGTCTGATAATTCCTTCTACTATCCAGCTGGGGTGGCTGCTATGCCACACATGCATGGCATGTCTGTGGGCATTGGG GTTGGTCCATCGTATGCTGGACATCAGCCTGTTATATTTAATACACAGGCTACACCTGCACCGCAGCCATACTTTCATCCAAATGGACCTCAG TATGGACAGCAGATGATGATTGGTCACCCTCGGCAAGTTGTCTACATGCCAACTTACCCCCCT
- the LOC104102921 gene encoding polyadenylate-binding protein-interacting protein 4-like isoform X2 translates to MQQAVQPRSFANGFGRRKGEKEMGTRLESRTQSTKTTSSRLTGVGKRGAYESLSHDRLVYFSTCLLGHEVEVQILDGSVFSGIFHATNADKDFGIILKMAHLIKDGSQGRKNTPESLIKPPTKTLIIPGKELVQVIAKGVPATLDVFQAELLREKQQELLTDSCISQSQHVEVERQLERWVPDEDALECPELDNIFDGHWNRGWDQFEVNETLFGVKSTFNEELYTTKLEKGPQMRELEKEALRIAREIEGEETRDLHLAEERGIQLHGNLEVDEETRFSAVVRGVDDSGYDDCEDILVDSRNDETFTGTSVGKVVDGAEFSSRSSYTDELQSSQLSTSRNVYQTYYDDHSKQSSAKHVSQSASMMDESRGHKITFSEHDGASCNDEEMRMQMLADEAQTSILEDSKSSRLKKETSDKGGSSADVSTSSAPLKCQDKIAGSSSEKGPVASFKSQDIARSANSCVRPSSSALSSIDKAGAASSNGLSRSSSVSSFSSEKSTLNPHAKEFKFNPNAKSFVPSQTTLRPASPVSDNSFYYPAGVAAMPHMHGMSVGIGVGPSYAGHQPVIFNTQATPAPQPYFHPNGPQYGQQMMIGHPRQVVYMPTYPPESPYKGREY, encoded by the exons ATGCAGCAAGCTGTTCAGCCAAGGTCTTTTGCCAATGGATTTGGTCGTCGGAAAGGCGAAAAAGAAATGGGTACAAGGTTGGAGAGTAGAACGCAGTCTACAAAAACGACTTCCAGCAGGTTGACAGGTGTAG GTAAAAGGGGAGCATATGAAAGCCTTTCACATGATCGACTAGTTTATTTTAGTACATGTCTTCTTGGACATGAAGTTGAAGTACAGATACTGGACGGATCCGTGTTTTCAGGGATATTTCATGCAACAAATGCTGACAAAGATTTTG GTATTATTCTGAAAATGGCCCACTTGATAAAAGATGGTTCCCAGGGGAGGAAGAATACTCCTGAATCTTTGATCAAACCTCCAACAAAGACTTTGATAATACCGGGTAAAGAGCTTGTGCAAGTTATCGCAAAG GGTGTACCTGCAACTTTAGATGTCTTCCAAGCCGAATTGCTGCGGGAAAAGCAGCAGGAGCTTTTGACAGATTCATGCATATCACAGTCCCAGCATGTTGAGGTAGAGAGGCAGTTGGAACGTTGGGTGCCTGACGAAGATGCTCTTGAATGTCCTGAACTGGATAACATATTTGATGGCCACTGGAACAG GGGCTGGGATCAGTTTGAGGTCAATGAAACACTATTTGGAGTAAAAAGCACATTCAATGAAGAACTTTATACTACAAAGCTTGAGAAAGGTCCTCAAATGAGGGAGTTGGAAAAAGAAGCTTTAAGAATAGCTAGGGAAATTGAGGGTGAGGAAACACGTGATCTTCATCTAGCAGAG GAGAGAGGAATTCAACTTCATGGGAACCTTGAAGTTGATGAAGAAACCAGATTTTCAGCAGTTGTTAGAGGGGTTGATGATAGTGGATATGATGACTGTGAGGACATACTGGTGGATTCACGTAATGATGAAACATTCACTGGCACGAGTGTTGGGAAAGTTGTTGATGGTGCAGAATTCTCATCAAGATCTTCCTATACG GATGAATTGCAATCTTCTCAGTTGAGTACCAGCAGGAATGTCTATCAGACTTACTATGATGATCATAGCAAACAGTCATCAGCTAAACATGTTTCTCAAAGTGCCTCGATGATGGATGAGAGCAG GGGGCATAAGATCACCTTCAGTGAACATGATGGAGCTAGTTGCAATGATGAGGAGATGAGAATGCAAATG TTAGCTGATGAGGCTCAAACATCAATACTTGAAG ATTCCAAGTCATCACGACTGAAAAAGGAAACGTCGGATAAGGGTGGATCATCTGCGGATGTCTCCACATCGTCTGCTCCTCTCAAGTGCCAGGATAAGATCGCAGGTTCTTCTAGTGAAAAGGGGCCTGTTGCGTCTTTCAAGAGTCAAGACATTGCCCGATCTGCTAATTCTTGTGTCAGACCTAGTAGTTCTGCTTTATCATCTATTGATAAAGCAGGTGCTGCATCTAGCAATGGATTGTCACGTAGCTCTTCAGTGAGTTCATTTTCCTCAGAAAAATCCACATTGAATCCACATGCTAAG GAATTTAAATTTAATCCCAATGCGAAGAGTTTCGTCCCATCTCAAACGACTTTAAGACCGGCATCTCCAGTGTCTGATAATTCCTTCTACTATCCAGCTGGGGTGGCTGCTATGCCACACATGCATGGCATGTCTGTGGGCATTGGG GTTGGTCCATCGTATGCTGGACATCAGCCTGTTATATTTAATACACAGGCTACACCTGCACCGCAGCCATACTTTCATCCAAATGGACCTCAG TATGGACAGCAGATGATGATTGGTCACCCTCGGCAAGTTGTCTACATGCCAACTTACCCCCCT